From Pseudomonas sp. G.S.17, the proteins below share one genomic window:
- a CDS encoding type II toxin-antitoxin system VapC family toxin: MKLLLDTHLLLWAAGNPERLSEAATALMNAPENELFFSAASLWEIAIKKGLGRSDFKVDARVLRRGLLDNGYSELPIGSEHAVAIDSLPAIHKDPFARILVAQATVEGITLLTVDALVAQYPGPIQKL, encoded by the coding sequence ATGAAGCTGCTGCTCGATACGCATCTGTTGCTCTGGGCGGCCGGGAATCCCGAACGACTGTCTGAGGCGGCCACCGCACTGATGAACGCACCTGAAAATGAGCTGTTTTTCAGCGCTGCGAGTCTTTGGGAAATTGCTATCAAAAAAGGCCTCGGCCGGTCTGATTTCAAGGTGGATGCCCGTGTGTTGCGCCGTGGTTTGCTGGACAACGGATACAGCGAGTTACCGATTGGCAGCGAACACGCGGTGGCCATCGATAGCTTGCCAGCGATCCATAAGGATCCGTTTGCTCGAATTCTTGTGGCCCAAGCCACTGTTGAAGGCATCACGCTGTTAACGGTTGATGCCTTGGTTGCGCAGTATCCAGGTCCAATTCAAAAGCTCTGA
- a CDS encoding type II toxin-antitoxin system prevent-host-death family antitoxin, with amino-acid sequence MLTINIHEAKTHLSRLIDQAVKGEPFIIAKAGTPLVKVMSLASPEPSQVRRLGFMAGQITVPDDFDQMGAEEIENMFGGEA; translated from the coding sequence ATGCTCACCATCAACATCCACGAAGCAAAAACCCACCTTTCCCGCCTGATCGACCAAGCAGTGAAGGGTGAACCCTTCATCATCGCGAAAGCAGGAACGCCGCTGGTCAAAGTCATGTCTCTGGCATCCCCGGAGCCGAGCCAGGTGCGCCGCTTGGGATTCATGGCAGGGCAAATTACGGTTCCCGACGACTTCGATCAAATGGGCGCCGAGGAAATCGAAAACATGTTCGGCGGTGAAGCATGA